The DNA window ATCGCATGAAACGTACCGCTGCCTTCCGAGGCGGGGGTTCCCGTTACTGTGGTATGTTGCACCTGCATGCGATCGCCAGCCAATTGCACGGGGATTAAATACTTATGAATTTGAGCAGAAAAAACCGTCGGCGGTCCACCGGCAAATACCTGTTGCAGGCGACGCGCGTATTTTGGCTGTTTGAGATGGGGAAAAAATCGATCGATAGTTTCACCAACAATACGATAGCGCGGAATTTGCGTCCAATTTTCCAAGCACTGGTTCCAAAACAGAACCACAAAGTCGCACCGCAGCACGCAAACGCCATTGGGAATTCGATCGAACAGACCGAATTGTTGTTCGTACTGTGGATACCGATTCATGAAATTTGTTCTAGATACTGATAAATCGACCTCAGGAAGCATGCGAACGACCCCACTTTAAAAATCAAAATAATATCGCCAGTCACCTGCAACGCCTGGATAGAAAAATGAGTTTGTACCAAAATAATGGTGGTATCGGTAGAAAAATCGGGGGAAGTTAACAGCTGGTCTACAGTATTCTCCACATAAGCAGGCAGCGAATATTGTAACGGTTCGTGCAAAATATTGCCGATGGTTCCCATGACCCCATTGAGGACGATATTCCCTACCTCGCTTAAGGTTCCCACTTTAACTGCATCTAGGTCACAACTACCAATTTCTTCCCCCGTCAGTTCCGAGATTAAAGCAGAGGCACTTTCGGTGGGAAAGACAATTTGTGCCATCCCAGTGAAAGTACCGGAGAAATGAAGTTGTACTGAAGAAATAATCTGGCTGTTGAGTCGTTCTACTAACAGATGTTTGGCTTCGCTGAAAGGATAGGTCTGTACGTAGGGAACTTGTAGATCGATATGCGTATCAAGCATTTCATTTAAAGTACCAGCCGCCGAACCCACCCCCAAATTGACAAGTTCCTGTAAGGCGTTGAGTTCTGCTTCGTCAATGGTCATGGGAAAACTCATTTGTAAATAGATTCTTTAGGATGAAGCGTTGAGCGACTGTTGGATAGCCTGGTGCAAGGCTTGCGGTTGTGGGGGTTTGTTGAGAACTGCGATCGCACCGAGTTCCATACATCGCTGGCGAGAAGTTTCCTGCACGTCGGCAGTCATTACAATAGTGGGAATGCTATATCCCAGGGTTTTCAGACTCTCCAGAACCTCGTAACCGTTTAACTCTGGCATGAGCAAATCCAAAACCATACAATCGGGATGTTCGGCGATCGCAAATTCCAGCGCTTCTTTGCCATCTTTCGCCTCCAGAATTTCATTTTGCTCTGCCTGCAACGCTTTCGCAATCAAACGGCGAGAAAACCAAGCATCATCAACAATCAAAATTTTGGCCATGACACGATTTCTCGTAGGGATGCAACTTTCCCAAAATACATCAGGAGAACCACTTAAAGATAGATACGCACCAAGAAATCAAAAAAAACGCCAGCTACCTCCCCCATGCCTATCATTTCAGCCTTTGATTTTGACACTCTCACCAATTCTATTCGTGAGATACTCACTTCATTGGGTGTGCCTAGATGGATGCGCTATGAGTTAGTCCATCCCCGACTCACAGGAACCCTCAACGAGCATTTTTACGCCCTGTCCAGACGTACTGGCGACACCTCAATTC is part of the Geitlerinema sp. PCC 9228 genome and encodes:
- a CDS encoding chemotaxis protein CheC, with amino-acid sequence MSFPMTIDEAELNALQELVNLGVGSAAGTLNEMLDTHIDLQVPYVQTYPFSEAKHLLVERLNSQIISSVQLHFSGTFTGMAQIVFPTESASALISELTGEEIGSCDLDAVKVGTLSEVGNIVLNGVMGTIGNILHEPLQYSLPAYVENTVDQLLTSPDFSTDTTIILVQTHFSIQALQVTGDIILIFKVGSFACFLRSIYQYLEQIS
- a CDS encoding response regulator, with the translated sequence MAKILIVDDAWFSRRLIAKALQAEQNEILEAKDGKEALEFAIAEHPDCMVLDLLMPELNGYEVLESLKTLGYSIPTIVMTADVQETSRQRCMELGAIAVLNKPPQPQALHQAIQQSLNASS